DNA sequence from the Oscillospiraceae bacterium genome:
GCAAATCGGACCGAGTACGATACCGATCAAAGGAAAAGAGCCCCAAGGCATCCCCATACCCCCATTCGATCCGTTTGCCCCGTCCGAAGCGTTCTGCGCGCGGGTGTTTAAACACAAACCGAGTTCTTTCGCCGCTTTTCAGCGTTTTCTCCTAAAAAAGAAACGCCATAACAATATATTTTAGCACTAAAACACAATTTGTCAATATTAGATATCATGTAGATTCATCCGAAAAAGTCTCCTTTTTAAATTGCCTTTTTAGCGGTTTTAACCATTTCTTTCAGATCTCCTGCTTTTATTATATTCATCTTAACGCGCAATGGCGCCTATTTCAAAAACTGTTGTTCCCTAAAAAACCTGTCCCAGGGATCGGCGGTTTCAAGCCGTGTAAGCGCCTCCCTCATTCCAATGCCGTCCGGTGCAACCGTGTCGAGTTCCTCCCAACCGATGGGCATCGAGACCTTTGCCCCTTCACGCGCCCGCAGCGAATACGGGGCCACGCTTGTCGCACCCCTGCCGTTTCGCATCCAGTCGATAAAAATTTTGCCGGTTCGTCGGTTCTTGCGCACATTGCCCGTATAGCGGTCAGGCCATTTCTGCTCTATCACTTCGACCACACGCCTTGCGAAATCATAAAACACATCCCACGAAACTGACGGCATCAGCGGCACAACCACATGATACCCCTTGCCGCCGCTGGTCTTCAGGTAGGTATTCAGCGACAGCTGCGATAGGATCTCACGTACATCCCGAACGCCCTGCCGCACCGCCGCAAGTTCCATACCCTCGTCGGGGTCAAGATCGAATACCATGATGTCGGGCTTTTCCATCGTCTCTGCGCGGCTGCCCCAGGTGTGAAACTCCAGCGTGCCCATCTGCACCTCATAGAGAAGCCCGGTTTTATCCGCAATATAAAAAAACGCCTCGGTGCCTCCGTCGCTTGTCACAACGGGTACCGGGATAATTCCTTTGCTGTCGGAGCCGGGGTGCTTTTTGTAAAAGCAGGTCTGCGCAATCCCTTTGGGGCAGCGCACGATGCTCAAAATCCGTTTTGCAACATACGGCAGCATGCGTTCCGAGACCCGCTCGTAATATCGAATCACTTCTTCTTTGGGGATTCTCGGGTTTTCATAAATCACCTTATCGGGATGGGTGACTTTCACCCCCGCAATCATCATTTCGCCTTTATCCAGTGTCTCCATGTCTTCCTCTTCTCCGGACAGTTCTCGTTCTGTATCACTATCTGCCGTCTCTCTGCGGATCTCTTTCGGGTTTTTATCCGACCGCAGCCCTTTGAAACTCGCCTGACGAAGTTGATTGTCCGCCGTCCATTCGGCAAATTTGATCTCAGCGGCGAGCTCGGGTTGGAGCCAAAAAATCGTCTCGTCCGCCTTAGCCTTAGGTTCACTTTCAAACGGCGATTCGGTTTGCTTTAACGGTTCAAACTGTTTTTCAAGCCGCCGGGAATCCGCCTCACTCAATCCTGTTCCGGCCCGCCCTGCAAAAACCAGTTTATCGCCTTCATACACGCCCAGCAGCAGCGAACTAACGCCCTCGGTTTTCTTTTCGGTGCGCACATAACCGCCGATCACGAATTCCTGCCGCCGCTCGCACTTGCATTTGACCCAGTCGCCGTTCCGGGTTCCGCTGTAAATCGAATCGGCCTTCTTACCGACGATTCCCTCCATACCCGCCGCGCAAGCCGCGGTAAATCCCGCTTCGCCGTTGCCCCTGACGTGTCGGCTGTAATGCAAATTGCTTGGGGCATCCTGCATCAATATTTCCAATTTTTCTTTTCGCTCAATCAAGGGCTGGTTTCGTAAATCTCTGCCGTCTAAAGCAAGCAAATCAAAGACAATATAGGTCAGCGCCTTGCCTGCGGGGCTTCTGATATAATTCTGCAACGCCTGAAAATCGGTTTTGCCCGCCGCATCGAGCACCGCCATCTCACCGTCCAACACCATCGTCCTGCCTGCCGCAAGGTCAGCCAGCGGCGCAATGATACTTTTAAATTTGTCGGCATAATCTTTCCCGTTGCGGGTCATCAGCCGCACGGTGTTGCCTTCAATAAACGCGACAATCCGGTAGCCGTCATATTTCAGTTCAAAAAGCCAGTTGTCTCCCGACGGAATTTTGTCCGTGAGTTTCACAAGCTGCACTTCGAGCATGTCAAAAGGGTTTTTCGCGTTCTTTTCGTCCTGCCCCGTCTCGATCTCGGTCACAGTACGCCCGGTTCTCACACTTGTGACAAATTCCGAAATTCCGTCGCTCTCTTGCGTATATTCATCCTTTTCCTTGATCAGAAGCCAGTTGTCGCCGGTCTCGTCTGCATTGCCTTTCAGCCGCACCAATGCCCATCCGCCTTTGAGCCGCCGGCCTTTCAGGTCAAATTTCAACGACCCTTTTTCCAATCCCTCATCAACATCACTCCGGGGTTCCCAAATCCCCTCGTCCCAAAGCAAAACCGTGCCTCCGCCGTATTCACCTTTTGGAATCGTGCCCTCAAAATTTTTATAATCGAGTGGGTGATCCTCTACCTTCACGGCCAGCCGTTTGTCCCGGCTGTCAAAAGACGGTCCTTTCGGCAGCGCCCAGCTCAGCAATACCCCGTTGTGTTCAAGCCGCAGGTCATAATGATCCCGGCTGGCCAGATGATGCTGAACGGCGAACGAGAGCTGTTCCTGCCGCACCATTGTTTCACCCTCCGGCTCTCCGGTCCGTTCAAAATTCCGTTTTTGCCGATAAACGTCAAGTCCCGGCACCGTTATGCAGGCTCCTTATCTTTTTGCACTTTTTCAACGCTCTGTTTCAACGCCTCCATCAGGTCGATGACCTTGACGGCGTTGTCGGCCTCTGCCGCGACGACCTCTTTGCCCGAGATCTTGGTCTCGATCAGAGCGCGCAGTTTTTCCTGATATTCATCCTGATATTTCGACGGATCGAACGGCGTATCCATCGAATTGATTAACAATTTCGCCATATTTAACTCCGGCTCCGAAACCTCGGTCTTTTTATATTGTTTCTGCAGTTCCTTGATCTCGTCGGCATAAAACATCGTCGAAATCAACATCCCGTCTTCGCGTGCGATAATCGCCATCAGCGTGTCCTTGGTGCCGATCACGGTCTTGCCGATGGCGATCTTCTGTTCCGCCATCAGCGCCGAACGCAGCAGTTCGAAGGCCTTTTCGCCGCCCGCTTCGGGTGCCGCCTGATAAGTCTTTTCGTAATAAACCGGCGATATTTGATTCAATTGCGCA
Encoded proteins:
- the ligD gene encoding DNA ligase D; its protein translation is MPGLDVYRQKRNFERTGEPEGETMVRQEQLSFAVQHHLASRDHYDLRLEHNGVLLSWALPKGPSFDSRDKRLAVKVEDHPLDYKNFEGTIPKGEYGGGTVLLWDEGIWEPRSDVDEGLEKGSLKFDLKGRRLKGGWALVRLKGNADETGDNWLLIKEKDEYTQESDGISEFVTSVRTGRTVTEIETGQDEKNAKNPFDMLEVQLVKLTDKIPSGDNWLFELKYDGYRIVAFIEGNTVRLMTRNGKDYADKFKSIIAPLADLAAGRTMVLDGEMAVLDAAGKTDFQALQNYIRSPAGKALTYIVFDLLALDGRDLRNQPLIERKEKLEILMQDAPSNLHYSRHVRGNGEAGFTAACAAGMEGIVGKKADSIYSGTRNGDWVKCKCERRQEFVIGGYVRTEKKTEGVSSLLLGVYEGDKLVFAGRAGTGLSEADSRRLEKQFEPLKQTESPFESEPKAKADETIFWLQPELAAEIKFAEWTADNQLRQASFKGLRSDKNPKEIRRETADSDTERELSGEEEDMETLDKGEMMIAGVKVTHPDKVIYENPRIPKEEVIRYYERVSERMLPYVAKRILSIVRCPKGIAQTCFYKKHPGSDSKGIIPVPVVTSDGGTEAFFYIADKTGLLYEVQMGTLEFHTWGSRAETMEKPDIMVFDLDPDEGMELAAVRQGVRDVREILSQLSLNTYLKTSGGKGYHVVVPLMPSVSWDVFYDFARRVVEVIEQKWPDRYTGNVRKNRRTGKIFIDWMRNGRGATSVAPYSLRAREGAKVSMPIGWEELDTVAPDGIGMREALTRLETADPWDRFFREQQFLK
- a CDS encoding Ku protein gives rise to the protein MFILVSHKSVITFGMVAIPIAMFTATQDNDIHFNQLHKEDNSRIRYKKTCAHCGKELASEDIVKGFEYDRDKYVVVTDEEIEKVKTEKEKSIQILHFAQLNQISPVYYEKTYQAAPEAGGEKAFELLRSALMAEQKIAIGKTVIGTKDTLMAIIAREDGMLISTMFYADEIKELQKQYKKTEVSEPELNMAKLLINSMDTPFDPSKYQDEYQEKLRALIETKISGKEVVAAEADNAVKVIDLMEALKQSVEKVQKDKEPA